In Oryza sativa Japonica Group chromosome 1, ASM3414082v1, the genomic stretch GCATGTCATCTGTAGAAATTCTGTTATCTAATTTTGCAAGCTTCATTACTATCACTGGTGTGTAATATTATTGCATTGGCATTTATGTCTGTCATCAGGGAGATGTCATTAATCAAGGTGGATGATATTTCCTCGAAAATAGCAAAAAATGTGGGATCCGCTGTTGAGGCCACAAATAAATTACCAAGCATGAGTAGGAATGTTGAATATCGTTACAACAGGAAGAATCCAAAACGAAGGCGATTCCTAGAGGCTTCTCAAGAAAGCTTCACATCAGGTTTCTCATCATGTGGACCAAGCCCTACTGCAACTCCTAATTTTCCAAATTTTGATGTTCAGCAGAAAATACTGAAGCCCATATCTGAAGAGACTAAAATTCCAGTTGATATTGATGAAAGATTTGCATCTTTGTCAAGTATGGTAGCAGTGCTTTGTGAACAGCAGTTGTTCCTACCATTGCTTAGAGCTTTTGAAATGTTTCTGCCTTCGTGCTCCCTTCTCCCCTTCATTCGATCTCTTCAGGTTGGTATATATTCATTTTTTGAAAGTACTGGTTTATTCAATTTAACATAATCATTTGCACTATCTTTTTAATTTAACATTATCATTTGTGCCATCTTTTTAATTTAACATGATCATTTGTCCTATCTTTTTAAGGCATTTTGTCAAATGCGTCTGTCCGAGGCTTCTGCACATTTGGCATCATTTTCTGCAAGACTGAAAGACGAAACATCCCATGCTCAATTAAACTCTTCCAAAGAAGAGTCAGCTATGGCAGGATGGGTAGCTGTTACTGTTGTAAAAGCCGCAGATGCAGTACTCTCGACATGTCCATCAATTTATGAGAAGAGATGTTTGCTACAGCTCCTTGCAGTGGTTGATTTTTCTGATGGTGGCTCCTCAGCAGCTTACTTTCGCCGAGGTTATTGGAAAATAATTTTGGCTGAACCTTCTGTATGCAAAGATGGTGATACCTACAAGTGGAATGATTCCATGGATGATGCTTCCCTCTTAGCATCATTAGAAAAGGATGGTCGATGGGAGGAAGCACGAACTTGGGCAAGACAACTGGAGTCGAGTGATGTAGCTTGGGAGTCTACTTTTGATCATGTGACAGAATCACAGGTATTTGGTTTGTACCTTCATCTGTTACATTACCAAGTGTGCCCTTATGACTTTTATGCTGATATGAATTTTTTCTGTGTGTGTAGGCAGAAGCTATGGTTGCTGAATGGAAGGAGTTCCTCTGGGATATCCCACAAGAACGTGCAGCTTTGTGGAGCCACTGTCAATCGCTTTTCATGAAATATTCTTTACCTCCTTTACAGGTACTATCTTCTGAAATAGCCTAATATATTCTTCATGTGGTCTTTTATCTGTATAAAATTTATCGGTTGTTTATATCCATTCAATTGTGTTTGCAGGCTGGATCTTTTTTCCTCAAGCACGCTGAAGCGGTAGGAGAAGAGATACCGGCACGGGAGCTTCATGAAATACTTCTGCTATCTTTGCAATGGCTAAGCGGAACTATGACTAACTCCTCTCCGTAAGCTTCTTTGTAATATGTATTGCTGCTGTACTTGGTCTCATTATCTCCTTACagatatatatacattttttgCAGGGTatatccacttcatcttctccgTGACATTGAGACTAGGGTTTGGCTCCTGGCCGTGGAGTCAGAGAGTCAGTGTAAAGCTGACGGAGAATATGCACCTTCCAGTGTTACTCAAAATCTAGCTACTGGAAACAATACCAATATTATAGAACAAACAGCTGATGTTATCACAAAAATAGACAATAGTATGAGTTCACCACGGATGAGAATAACAGAAAGGAATGGTATAAGGGACAACACCACCCCATCATTCCATCAACATTTGCAACTCTTTGAGTCTAATGGCGAAGGCGTACATAACACAAGAGCAAGGCGAAGATCAAAGACAAATACGCTACTTAGACGGGTTGCCAAGGATAGTGTTGAAAGTAGCATAAATGATTCTGGTGATAATTCTAACTCCTTTAATAGCTCAAAGATTGCTGGACAAGCAAGAAGTTTACTGTCAGAAGAGGAGTTTGCAAAGATGGAAGTGTCTTTATCCGGTTGGGAGCAAAATGTTAGGCCTGTTGATATGGAGAAGGCTGTTCTCTCCTTACTGGAATTTGGACAAATAACTGCTGCCACGCAACTTCAACAAAAGCTGTCTCCATCGTATGTTCCTGAGGAACTTGTCCTTGTTGATATTGCTTTAAGAGTTGCCAATAACAGCAGTAATGGAGAGATCAGTTTATCATGCTTTGACCCAGAAGCTCTTTCAATACTTCAGTCACTAGGAAGCAATACGACTGATCCATCAGAGGTCTGTTTTTTTCCATTGTACTTATTTCTTTCAGAACTTTCTATTAGACTATTACGAACATTAAATAACAGGATTGATTGTTTGCATGACTAATTGAACTGTAATGATGAAATTACAGTAATAAATATTTTGCTCGCAGTGCAAAACACAACAAAAGAGTTAGCACAGAAATTGGTATTGAATGCTACTGTTGGTATTATCTCAGATTCATTCATTTTATGAGTACAATAGTGCTCCGGTATTAATGATCACATGGTTACTGCCTTTTCCATGGTCAGAATTACAGGCTATCATTGTCTCTTGAAAGTTTTGGTAATAAATGTTTGAGTGGTGCACGGTCCACAAATTACAACAAGTTGTTCTTTCTTTTATGTCAGGTTATGGAGAAACTAGCCATGAAATGTGGCGAGGGTCGTGGACGAGCTCTTGTCAGGAGAATAGCAGCAGTTGTTCAAACTGCAAAAGTACTGGGACTCCCATTTTCTGAAGCATTTGAGAAACAGCCAATTGAACTTCTTCAGTTGCTTTCTCTGAAAGCTCAGGATTCTTTTGATGAAGCTAAATTTCTGGTGGAGACACACACCATGCCTGCATCTAGCATTGCAAGAATTCTTGCTGATTCCTTTCTAAAGGTACACCAACTACACCATCCTTTAAACACACTTCATTTTGGAGGAACAGCAAAGGCATTCTATATATTGTCTAATGTGCTTTTAATATTTGGCAGGGGCTTTTAGCTGCACATCGTGGAGGTTATCTGGATTCCCAAAAGGAAGAAGGCCCTGCACCCCTGTTGTGGAGGTCTAGTGACTTCTTGAAGTGGGCAAAGCTATGTCCATCAGAACCAGAAATTGGCCATGCTTTGATGCGTTTGGTTATGACTGGCCATGAAGTACCACATGCTTGCGAGGTTGTATGATCTTCTAAGTTACCAAGACAATACTGATTTGTATACATGCAAATGCCATCTTCTAAGAAATATAACTTATCCAAACAGTGTTATGCAAAGTTCATGTTTGACCCTTGATATATTATCAAGgtataatatttaattagtgTCAGTATGATTATGCCATAAATTtgttaatttcaaaaaaaaaacatgcacatCAGTTTTATTCCACTCATAAAGTGACTAACTTATGGAACTCAAGTAACATGCACTCAACTTGATGAGGTGTCGGTGTTTAAAGTGGTGGCTTATGGAATTATGGAACAAATCAGCTTAATAAAAACCAGTTGATTTGGAGTATTGGGATTTCAGTCCTTTTTTGGTTCGTGCTTCTTGTGGCCTATGGGTAACAAGTATCTATTACTCTTGCGCATAACCTTATTTATTTCACTGCAGTATTGGAAGAAACAAGTTATAATTGTATAAGATCTGAAACTCACTGACTCACCTGTATTTGCTTTAAACTGGCCAGTGCTGGCTAGTGCCCTGTTGATTGTGAAAGAATTTGCTAGTTTCCACATTCTTTGCATCATATATTAGTAGGTTTATACTGAGCCACTTTTTAAGCCATTGCTTATATAGAGTGAAGTGAAGAACCAATTTCCTCATTTGAAAACTAGAAGTTATCCATCTTTGTCAGTCTTGCGTTGTATTTAGTTCAGTATTCCTAGTGTTGTTAACTATAAGTTACTGACATTTGACTGTGGCCTGTGGGTTGCTTGAAAGTAATCAAATTTGCAGAATACTGATATGCATGAGCCTTCGTTGGTATTGATATGTTTGTGTTATCTTATGTAAACTTAATGTATCCAGGCTACTTAGCTACCATCAGATTGACTATGGTTTGGTTTGAATTTTACTGTTGTATGCTGTTCCCTTGCCGTCTCTGAACTTTCCATTTCAAATGTTTTGCAGGTTGAACTCCTAATACTGTCCTACCACTTCTACATGTCTTCTTCTTGTCTCGATGGAGTGGATGTTCTAGTCACATTTGCAGCTAATAGAGTGGAGTCGTATGTGTCAGAGGGGGATTTTTCTTGTTTAGCTCGCTTGATCACTGGAGTGAGCAATTTTCATTCCTTGAGCTTCATTCTTTCCATCCTTATAGAAAATGGACAATTGGAGTTGTTACTTCAAAAGTACTCTGCAACTGACTCAGCCACTGGGGCACCTGCATCAGTTAGAGGGTTTAGGATGGCTGTTATCACCTCACTGAAACATTTTATCCCAAGTGATGACGACGCTCTTTCTCTGgtatatatctctctctctctctccctctctctctggaAATTTTGGTTTCTGAAATGTATTGATGTCTGAGACACGTTCTTTTACCATCCAATTAGTCTGCATACAATCAAACAACCGACATAATGTGTGATCCAATCTAGGTCCAAAGCCAAGTAGTGCATGGCCTGAAAGGAGTTCATTTATCACAAAGGAGCATCACTGTGGATATATCTGATGACCTAATGCTTTGTCAAAGCTTAAAACTGCTGATTGAGCACATACCATGCCATCTTCGCTTTTGTGCATACAGAAAATGTGCTAACAACAGCTTGTTTTAATCTGCTAGAGATTATCTAGTTGGGAAATATATGAGGTTTGTTAGTAAACTAGAGATAGAGATCAGATTAGTTTCCGTTATATTCAACATTAGTTTCTTGGATGTCAAGTCAGTCCATCCTATATATAAAGCGACCCCATTTATCATATTATCAATCAAGCAATGAATCTAAAGTTAGTCAAATAAACCTCAGAACATCTCTTAGCTCGACAGGGAAGCCCTGTCAGCGCAATTTGACGACGAGTGCCCTATCCTCTGTCTAACTATCTTCATGCCCTTATCCTAGCCAGTTCATAAGTTCTATCTGTTGATTGAGCACATTCAATGCCATCTATGCATTAGTATGTACAGAAAATTCATTGAGCAATTTTAGCTTATTTAGCATCTACATGAAGAATAAAAGAAAACCTGAGACTTTAGTTTCCTTCATAGTTAGTCGATCCTGACAGCTTCACTTTTACAATGACAAGACATACCTCCTGGCTGTTTCTTTACATTCTTACAACCTCTGTATACTATGCAGGTATATAAGCACTTTGACATGAAGCATGAGGCTGCTTCTCTCCTTGAGTCACGTGCAGAACAATACATGAACAGCTGGTTATCTCGATATGACAAAGAAAGGAGGAATGATGAGCTCCTTGAGGCTATGCATCACCTTGTTGAGATGGCTGAGGTTCTTTCAACAATTGATGCTGGCCAAAGGACACACCGGGCGTGTGCGCGAGCTTCTCTCCTATCACTTCAGATCCGTATACCTGACCTTCTGTGGATTGGTCTTTCGGAAACCAATGCTCGGCGGATTTTCGTAGAACAATCTAGGTTCCAAGAGGCCCTCATTGTTGCTGAAGCATACAACATAAATCAGCCGATGGAATGGGCTCCAGTTTTTTGGAACCAAATGCTGAAACCAGATCTAATTGAGCAATTTGTGGCTGAGTTTGTGTTGGTGCTGCCCCTGCAGCCACCAATGCTACTCGAGCTTGCAAGATTTTACCGGGCGGAGGTTGCAGCCAGGGGGGACCAGTCACACTTCTCGGTCTGGCTTTCGCCCGGAGGCTTGCCTGCAGAGTGGGTGAAACATCTTGGCAGATCGTTCAGGAGCCTTCTCCGTCGAACGAGGGATATGAGGCTGAGGCTGCAGTTGGCAACTCTTGCAACGGGATTTAGTGACGTTCTTGACGCATGCAATAGTGTTTTGGACAAGGTTCCGGAGAACGCTGGCCCTCTAATCCTGAGGAAGGGCCATGGTGGTACATACCTCCCTCTCATGTAAATCCTTCCATTTTGATCCATCTTGTTCAACTTTCGGCAGACTGAATCTTACAGGAGTTCAGTATATAGTGAGGTGAGAATTTTTCCCGTCCTTTCTTTGGGCCTGCGTTCAGCATTCTAGTTTTTTGATACATATGGATGAAGCCATGGGAGATATTCGGTTTGTATATATACAAGCATTCTGAGTGGATAAGATGAACATAGCCGATTGAGAGTGAGTTTTTGCGGCTTCAGTCGGTGGAAGTTTTCGTGTGGGTTGTAGCGCCGTACTCGTGGTGCCTGATGTCTGTAGTTTGTTGTAAATTCCATTGACCCAACCATGAAATTTTGTACAATTTTCTTCACGTCACTTATGCTTCACAAGATACTCATTGATATGCTGGTTGTCTGGATCTGAATCCATCGAACTGCCATGAAATCTGAATCCTTCAGGACCAATTGTGAGTTCAGAGTTCTGGCAGTTTTGAGCCCCCTAGTCCTGCTTGAGAAGATATGCACTTGATCAGATTGTGCCTTTGATATTCTTGATAAGATTGTGCTATTTGATTGAGATTGTACTGTTCATTCCCAACAACCCTGGCGGCGATCGTCCAACGCCGGATGGATAATTCTTCTCACGTGGATTCCAACAATCCATGCCACACGAGACTTGGACTTCTTgctaagaaaaagaaatatagcATTCCAGTAGGCCATAAGGAAATATTCAAGCCTAGGACGGCCCCAATTTCGTCTGCCACCACCAACCAAACCAAACTCCTCACgagcgtcgccggcgaggcgaaGCAGCCGTAGAAAAACCCAAGATCAGCGAGTTGCGTCCATCTCTCGCCGTCTCCCTCAGCTGCTCAGCTTTGATATGATAGCTCAAGGGCGATACGTTTAGTATGGTCGCCGGCAGCAAGGAgctcgcggcggcgatggccccGGTGACCCGGCCGCGCTGGTCAGtgctgccggcgccgcctcgtcgcctccggtggccgcccccgccgcccgccggaatCGCCGCCGTCTGCTTCGGCTACCGACGTACTGTAACTCACCTCTCGCCTCCTCTACAACTCTACTAGTACTTCACTGTTATACGTGGTGATGGAGAGTGCGTACGAGTGGTTAGGAACAGCTTAATATTTTTCAGTTTTCCAGCTAATCTTtgtttagatttttcttttccatttgtCTTCTATAATTACTTTTCCCCGTTCTGGAATAATTGGCAGTAACAGTAATAAAACTTAAAACtctataaagttataaaaaatactTTCCATTTTTCCATCTTGCTTgtctctttttaaaaaatacttaaaATTATGTCATAATTATTAAAATATCTGATGTCGAAAAATATTACAATACGGTTTTCATTCAtcacaatataattatttaaaagtaatttgtggTTAAAGTGAGATGATCGTAAGTATTATTGCGACTATTATTAACAACCGGCGGTACTATAAATCAAATTAGGACAATGTTATTCATCACAGTAACAATTGATCACCCCATTCTCTACCATTTGTGTAGTTTTCCCAAATCGAAGTTCAATTATGCAAACATGCATTTGCTCTGCTTATatttataagccaaaatttaaatagaACTTAGTtttgagtttgattttttttctaattgtacTTTACTTTACATCATTTACTAAGTACATGTACTTTTTAATAAACAATTCGGATAAGTATACGAGTGAGCGCAACAATGCTTCCATAATTCTAGGGGATGCTTTGCTTCAACCATTTGGTCGAAGCCCAAAAGTGAGTAATGAAAGCTTCATTTCTCTACTTCCCACGTGTCACCCTGACGTGCACTGCTGGCAGCTGACGTGGCACTCccgtaattatatatattttcccCTGGAAGCTTCCTGCCCTGCCCCTCCTTTTCCCACGAATCCCGATTCCGATCCGATTCCGCGGCGCACTGTCAATCCCATTCCCATTCCCATTCCCATTCCCTCCCCCCGAAACGAAAACGAAGCAAAAACGTCTCAACCTCTCCGCCTCCGCAGatcgcctccgcgccgcgccgccgccgacaatggtcgccgtcgacccgccgccgcgggaggccgcggccgccccgcccgccATGAAGCGGAGCGCGAGCTTCGACCGCGTCCCGGAGGAGGCGCGCCGCATCCTGCACCGCCTCGCCGGGGAGCTCTGGGGCGGCGACGTCGaccccgccgcgctcgccgtgtCCCAGCTCAAGGGCGCCATGACCAACGAGGTGTTCCGGATCACctggcccggcggcggcggcggcgagggcgagggcgagggcgaccaCCGCAAGGTGCTCGTCCGCATCTACGGCCAGGGCGTCGAGGTCTTCTTCGACCGCGCCGACGAGGTCCGCACCTTCGAGTGCATGTCCCGCCACGGCCAGGGCCCCCGCCTCCTCGGCCGCTTCCCCAACGGCCGCATCGAGGAGTTCATCAACGCGAGGGTacgcactctctctctctctctctctctctctctctctctctctctctctctctctctctctctctctctcccccatcaCTCCTCTGCTCCCAATGGCAATGGCTCATTCTCCTCGTGTTCTGCTCAGACGCTCTCCGCGGCGGATCTGCGCGACGCGGAGATATCCTCGCTGATCGCCAAGAAGCTTCGTGAATTCCACGATCTCGACATGCCTGGACCCAAGAACGTGTCACTGTGGCAGAGGCTGAGGTACGCATCCCCTTCACTATTTCTTTATCTCCATTAATGGCGAGAACCACGAGCAATCCCCCCTTCCAGAGGCTAATTTCACTGTGCTTCATGAATCAGGAGGTGGCTTGAGGAAGCTCGTGGCAGGTGCTCGCCCGAGGAGGCTAGGCAGTTCAGTTTGGAGAAGCTAGGTGATGAGATCGCAATGCTGGACATTGCATTGTCAGGGGTTGATCAGAGAGTAGGATTTTGCCACAATGATCTGCAATATGGCAACATTATGATATATGAAGAAACCAGACAAGTGACCTTAATTGTAAGCGACTCAGTATCTCCTTTTACAAATGCTCCGAAATCAGGCGAACAGCTCTGATGCTTGATTTAAACATAAATTTGCATCTGGGTTGCATAATTGAACTAGTATGAAGCATATGATGTTGGTAATTCTTGGAATGGGAGCAATTGCTTAGGTCATATTCTGTTAATATTTTGCTGTAAATAACTGCTGTCTTGGGATCTCTTTTATCCTTCAGGACTACGAGTATGCGAGTTTTAATCCTGTGGCATTTGACATTGCTAATCACTTCTGTGAGATGTCTGCTGATTATCATTCAGCCACACCTCATGTGCTGGACTTCACAAAATACCCTGGTCAGTACTGATGATAGCCATATCTGTTAAGTTCTACCTGCGCGCATGGCTGTGTGCATTTCACTGAGAAAAAAATCGGCTTGTTTGACACCTCTGCATATTTCAGGCATTGACGAACAACGCAGATTTGTTCAAACGTACCTCAGCTCTTCAGGTAAGCAGGATGCACCTTGGCACCGTTGGCCCGatgaaagaaaagggaaaataaTGCACTTTGGGACTGAATGAATACTGATGCTGCATTTTCTGTAATGTGCCATGAGTGATTTTAATCTTGATTGTTCCTTCTGTTTATCAGGTGAGAACCCATCAGATGCGGAAGTTGAACATTTACTTGGCCTGATTGCAAAATACAGTCTTGCAAGCCATATCTTCTGGGGTCTTTGGGGAATAATCTCAGTAAGCTCTCTTAACACAGCGGCCACGCCAATGGCAAATGTGTATAGATAATCTATTTAGTGATCTTACAAAGCTGGTTGGTATCTGTTTCTTGTCTCCAGGGGCATGTGAACAAGAACATCGACTTCGAGTACCAGGAGTATGCAAGGCAGCGGTTCGATCAGTACTGGAAGACAAAAGATCAAACGCTGGGATCCAAATCCAACTAGTTGATCACACAGACACACAGAGCATTCTTCTTTCATGTCTTGTGatccttttcttttatataGCTTTGTCTAGTCTTGTGAATTCTCAATTGTGTGTGTctgtagcagcagcagcgtaGCTGCCAAGTTTTTACTGTAAAAATCTTTCGGCTCCTTGCAAACATGTCCTTCGTTTCCGTATCATGCGATTGGAGTAGGGCAGTAGGCTGGGTGATTTTTCTCGGAGGAGATTTTCTCCGGTGCCATgtgtgcagcggcggcggcagcgcgcctTTGCAGAGTCTCCACGCACTGCAACTGCTGCTGCCGTCGTCAGGCTCGCCGGCCACTCCCACTCTCATCGCCGATAGCACGGAGCTTCTGAATCTTTCTATGGATCTGAATTGAAACGAACAAAATGCAAGGTG encodes the following:
- the LOC4325332 gene encoding probable choline kinase 1 isoform X1 is translated as MVAGSKELAAAMAPVTRPRWSVLPAPPRRLRWPPPPPAGIAAVCFGYRHRLRAAPPPTMVAVDPPPREAAAAPPAMKRSASFDRVPEEARRILHRLAGELWGGDVDPAALAVSQLKGAMTNEVFRITWPGGGGGEGEGEGDHRKVLVRIYGQGVEVFFDRADEVRTFECMSRHGQGPRLLGRFPNGRIEEFINARTLSAADLRDAEISSLIAKKLREFHDLDMPGPKNVSLWQRLRRWLEEARGRCSPEEARQFSLEKLGDEIAMLDIALSGVDQRVGFCHNDLQYGNIMIYEETRQVTLIDYEYASFNPVAFDIANHFCEMSADYHSATPHVLDFTKYPGIDEQRRFVQTYLSSSGENPSDAEVEHLLGLIAKYSLASHIFWGLWGIISGHVNKNIDFEYQEYARQRFDQYWKTKDQTLGSKSN
- the LOC4325332 gene encoding probable choline kinase 1 isoform X2, with product MVAVDPPPREAAAAPPAMKRSASFDRVPEEARRILHRLAGELWGGDVDPAALAVSQLKGAMTNEVFRITWPGGGGGEGEGEGDHRKVLVRIYGQGVEVFFDRADEVRTFECMSRHGQGPRLLGRFPNGRIEEFINARTLSAADLRDAEISSLIAKKLREFHDLDMPGPKNVSLWQRLRRWLEEARGRCSPEEARQFSLEKLGDEIAMLDIALSGVDQRVGFCHNDLQYGNIMIYEETRQVTLIDYEYASFNPVAFDIANHFCEMSADYHSATPHVLDFTKYPGIDEQRRFVQTYLSSSGENPSDAEVEHLLGLIAKYSLASHIFWGLWGIISGHVNKNIDFEYQEYARQRFDQYWKTKDQTLGSKSN